A single Anas platyrhynchos isolate ZD024472 breed Pekin duck chromosome 17, IASCAAS_PekinDuck_T2T, whole genome shotgun sequence DNA region contains:
- the TAP2 gene encoding antigen peptide transporter 2, which produces MELLPTLRLACVLLLADLVVLAALARLAPALAQLGLVATWLEAGLRLPVLVGAGMLLAPGGPRGAAALVSLAPATFLTLRGCLELPGAPPVLLAMATPSWLALAYGAVLLALLTWTSLAPGVALGTKEVKYQAALRRQLALAWPEWPFLSGAFFFLVLAALGETSVPYCTGKALDVLRHGDGPTAFATAISFVCLASASSSLFAGCRGGLFSFIMARLTLRTRDRLFSGLVHQDLAFFQQTTAADLASRLATDVPLASRVVPGSANIALRNLGKVLGLSAFMLALSPRLTLLALLEVPLAIAAHKVYNARHQMLQQAVLDATAGTGMVVQEAISSIETVRAFAGEEEEERRYGQALTKMLGLRDQRDMETAIFLLIRRALQLAVQALVLYCGHQQLREGTLTAGGLVAFILYQNNAGSSVQALAYAYGDLLSNVAAAHKIFDYLDREPAVGTGGTSEPATLQGHVTFQHVSFAYPTRPEHLVLQDVSFELRPGEVTALAGLNGSGKSTCAGLLQRFYEPTAGEVLLDGVPLRDYRHRYLHRQVALVGQEPVLFSGSIRDNIAYGLEDCREEEIIAAAEAAGALDFISALDQGFDTDVGERGDQLSAGQKQRVAIARALVRCPTVLILDEATSALDGDGDVALQQWVQSGGDRTVLLITHHPWMLEKADRIVVLEHGTVAEMGTPAELTACGGPYSRLLQR; this is translated from the exons ATGGAGTTGCTGCCCACCTTGCGCCTGGCCTGTGTCCTGCTCCTGGCTGACCTGGTCGTGCTGGCAGCACTGGCCCGGTTGGCTCCGGCACTGGCCCAGCTGGGTCTAGTGGCCACATGGCTGGAGGCTGGGCTGCGGCTACCAGTGCTGGTGGGAGCTGGGATGCTGTTGGCCCCCGGAGGACCCCGGGGAGCCGCGGCCCTGGTGAGCCTGGCCCCTGCCACCTTCCTTACCTTGCGGGGCTGCCTGGAGCTGCCTGGGGCTCCACcagtgctgctggccatggccacaCCGTCCTGGCTGGCATTGGCCTACGGGGCAGTCTTGCTGGCCCTGCTCACCTGGACCTCCCTGGCACCtggggtggccctggggaccAAGGAGGTCAAGTACCAGGCGGCCCTGCGCCGGCAGCTGGCCCTGGCCTGGCCTGAGTGGCCCTTCCTCAGCGGAGCCTTCTTCTTCCTCGTGCTGGCTGCATTGGGTGAGACCTCCGTGCCCTACTGCACTGGGAAGGCCTTGGATGTCCTCCGTCATGGGGATGGCCCCACTGCCTTTGCCACTGCCATCAGCTTTGTGTGCCTCGCCTCTGCCAGCAG TTCGCTGTTTGCTGGCTGCCGTGGGGGCCTCTTCAGCTTCATCATGGCTCGCCTCACACTGCGCACCCGCGACCGGCTCTTCTCTGGCCTGGTACACCAGGATCTGGCCTTCTTCCAGCAGACCACAGCAG CTGATCTGGCCTCCCGGCTGGCCACTGACGTGCCACTGGCGAGCAGGGTGGTGCCAGGCAGTGCCAACATCGCCCTGAGGAACCTGGGGAAGGTTCTGGGGCTCAGTGCCTTCATGCTGGCGCTCTCACCACGCCTGACCCTGCTGGCGCTGCTTGAGGTGCCCCTTGCCATTGCTGCGCACAAGGTCTACAATGCCCGGCACCAG ATGCTGCAGCAGGCCGTGCTGGATGCAACAGCTGGCACTGGGATGGTGGTGCAGGAGGCCATCTCCTCCATCGAGACAGTGCGGGCCTtcgctggggaggaggaggaagagcgcCGGTACGGCCAGGCACTGACCAAGATGCTGGGGCTGCGGGACCAGCGGGACATGGAGACAGCAATCTTCCTCCTCATCCGGCGG gcactgcagctGGCCGTGCAGGCACTGGTGTTGTACTGTGGCCACCAGCAGCTCCGTGAGGGGACCCTCACTGCTGGCGGCCTTGTCGCCTTCATCCTCTACCAGAATAATGCCGGCAGCAGTGTGCAG GCGCTGGCATACGCCTACGGTGACCTGCTGAGCAATGTGGCAGCTGCCCACAAGATCTTCGACTACCTGGACCGTGAGCCAGCTGTGGGCACTGGGGGCACCTCGGAGCCTGCCACACTGCAAGGCCACGTCACCTTCCAGCACGTCTCCTTTGCCTACCCCACGCGCCCCGAACACCTTGTCCTGCAGGATGTCTCCTTCGAGCTGCGCCCCGGTGAGGTGACAGCACTGGCAGGGCTGAATGGCAGTGGGAAGAGCACctgtgctgggctgctgcagcgctTCTATGAGCCCACGGctggggaggtgctgctggATGGGGTGCCACTGCGTGATTACAGGCACCGGTACCTACACCGCCAG GTGGCACTGGTGGGGCAGGAGCCCGTGCTCTTCTCTGGCTCCATCCGGGACAACATTGCCTATGGGCTGGAGGactgcagggaggaggagatcatagcagctgcagaggctgctggtGCCTTGGACTTTATCTCTGCACTGGACCAAGGCTTTGACACTG ATGTAGGGGAGAGAGGAGATCAGCTCTCGGCTGGGCAGAAGCAGCGTGTTGCCATTGCCCGGGCCTTGGTGCGATGCCCCACTGTCCTCATCCTCGACGAGGCCACCAGTGCtctggatggggatggggatgtggCG ctgcagcagtgggTGCAGAGTGGGGGGGACCGGACGGTGCTGCTCATCACCCACCACCCATGGATGCTGGAGAAGGCCGACCGCATCGTGGTGCTGGAGCATGGCACCGTGGCTGAGATGGGGACGCCCGCTGAGCTCACGGCCTGTGGTGGGCCCTACAGCCGCCTGCTGCAGCGCTAA
- the TAP1 gene encoding antigen peptide transporter 1: MGAGRRLLESLRPERWRCAVVAALMGASSLGEMAIPYYTGRASDWVAREDELAAIWPMVLLGLSSAVTELACDIAFVGTLSRVHGHLQRRLFAAVLRGDIAELRDEGAGDVAARVTGDVEATREALGEALSLLLWYLARGICLFSTMAWLSPRMALVTALVLPFLLLLPRAIGRLQQGLAPKVQKALAHASEVAVETFQAMATVRSFANEDGVAARYRQCLHQTHQLEKQDAVLYAVSAWTSGFSALALKMGILYYGGQLVAAGTISTGDLVTFLLYQLQFTDVVEVLLHYYPTLTKAVGSSEKIFEFLDREPQVAPSGTLAPSDLRGHLQLEDVWFSYPGRQEPVLKGVSLELRPGEVLALMGPPGAGKSTLVSLLLRLHQPTAGRLLLDGHPLSAYRHSYLCHRVATVPQEPVLFARSLHANIAYGPESWSRAQVTAAARRVGAHNFITRLPRGYDTEVGELGGQLSGGQRQGVAIARALVRDPHILVLDEPTSALDAECQQQVERELFEDSGTRRTVLLVTGQVALAARAHQVALMEGGQVREQGPPSKLLRPGSRYWHLLQDGGRQGTLGDGDKGTGSGDEGQQEPGMRTVQARMETSGDGELGSTEQTRSWDGDTGSQDGDTESWDGDTRARDGDTKGRGIGGDTTIPWDGDTRS, translated from the exons ATGGGCGCCGGCCGCCGCCTCCTGGAGTCGCTGCGCCCCGAGCGCTGGCGCTGCGCGGTGGTGGCGGCGCTGATGGGGGCTTCGTCACTcg GGGAGATGGCCATCCCCTACTACACGGGGCGCGCCAGCGACTGGGTGGCCCGCGAGGACGAGCTGGCGGCCATCTGGCccatggtgctgctggggctgagcag CGCCGTCACCGAGCTGGCCTGCGACATCGCCTTCGTGGGGACGCTGAGCCGCGTGCACGGCCACCTGCAGCGCCGCCTCTTCGCTGCCGTCCTCCGCGGGGACATCGCTGAGCTGCGGGACGAGGGGGCCG GGGATGTGGCAGCACGGGTGACAGGGGACGTGGAGGCCACCCGTGAGGCCCTGGGCGAGGCGCTGAGCCTGCTGCTGTGGTACCTGGCGCGGGGCATCTGCCTCTTCAGCACCATGGCCTGGCTGTCCCCACGCATGGCCCTCGTCACCGCCCTGGTGCTGCCCTTCCTCCTGTTGCTGCCCAGGGCCATCGGCAGGCTCCAGCAG GGCCTGGCTCCAAAGGTGCAGAAGGCGCTGGCCCACGCCAGCGAGGTGGCAGTGGAGACCTTCCAGGCCATGGCCACTGTGCGCAGCTTCGCCAACGAGGACGGGGTGGCCGCACGCTACCGCCAGTGCCTGCACCAGACCCaccagctggagaagcaggaTGCAGTCCTCTACGCTGTCTCGGCCTGGACCAGTGGT TTCTCAGCGCTGGCCCTGAAGATGGGGATCCTCTACTACGGGGGACAGCTGGTGGCCGCGGGGACCATCAGCACTGGGGACCTTGTCACCTTCCTCCTCTACCAGTTGCAGTTCACTGATGTCGTGGAG GTCCTGCTCCACTACTACCCCACGCTGACGAAGGCTGTGGGCTCCTCGGAGAAGATATTTGAGTTCCTGGACCGGGAGCCACAGGTTGCGCCCTCGGGGACACTAGCACCCAGTGACCTGCGGGGCCACCTCCAGCTTGAGGACGTCTGGTTCTCTTACCCTGGGCGCcaggagcctgtcctcaag GGTGTGTCCCTGGAGCTGCGCCCCGGGGAGGTGCTGGCACTGATGGGGCCCCCGGGCGCGGGGAAGAGCACCctggtgtccctgctgctgcgcCTGCACCAGCCCACGGCCGGGCGCCTGCTCTTGGACGGCCATCCCCTCAGCGCCTACCGCCACTCCTACCTGTGCCACCGG GTGGCCACCGTCCCCCAGGAGCCGGTGCTCTTCGCCCGCTCACTCCACGCCAACATCGCCTATGGGCCAGAGAGCTGGAGCCGGGCACAGGTGACAGCGGCAGCCCGCCGGGTGGGTGCCCACAACTTCATCACCCGCCTGCCCCGAGGCTATGACACAG agGTGGGTGAGCTTGGGGGACAGCTCTCCGGGGGACAGCGGCAAGGGGTGGCCATCGCCCGTGCTCTGGTGCGGGACCCTCACATCCTTGTCCTTGATGAGCCCACCAGCGCCCTGGATGctgagtgccagcagcag GTGGAGCGGGAGCTCTTCGAGGACAGCGGGACCAGGCGCACGGTGCTGCTGGTGACAGGGCAGGTGGCCCTGGCAGCACGGGCACACCAGGTGGCCCTGATGGAGGGGGGGCAGGTACGCGAGCAGGGCCCCCCCAGCAAGCTGCTGCGCCCCGGCAGCCGCTACTGGCACCTGCTGCAGGATGGGGGACGCCAGGGGACATtgggggatggggacaagggcACAGGGAGTGGGGAtgaggggcagcaggagccagggATGAGGACGGTACAAGCCAGAATGGAGACAtcaggggatggggagctgggcagcactgagcagacaaggagctgggatggggacactgggagccAGGATGGTGACACTGAGAGCTGGGATGGTGACACAAGggccagggatggggacaccaagggCAGAGGTATAGGTGGGGACACTACTATCCCTTGGGATGGAGACACCAGGAGCTag